The Streptomyces laurentii region AGGCCCTTCTCGTACTCGTTGGAGAAGAGGTAGGCGGCACCGTCCATCAGGGTGCGGATCTCGGTGCCGTCCATGCGCGCGATCTGCTGCGAGAAGTCGGCGGCGAACGGGATGCCGCGGGTCCGGCACTCCTCCGTGTGGCGCAGCATCGCCTCGGGGTCGTCGGCGCCGATGAGGACCAGGTCGAGGCCGCCCACGCGGTCGGCGACGGCCTTGAGCTCGATCAGCCGGGCCTCGCTCATGGCGCCGGTGTAGAAGGAGCCGATCTGGTTGTGGTCCTGGTCGGTGGTGCACACGAAGCGGGCGGTGTGCAGGACCTCGGAGATGCGGACGGAGCCGGTGTCCACGCCGTGCCGGTCGAGCCAGGCGCGGTACTCGTCGAAGTCGAAGCCGGCCGCGCCCACGAGGACCGGGCCGCCGCCGAGCTGCCCCATGCCGAAGCAGATGTTCGCGGCGACACCGCCCCGCCGGACGTCGAGGTTGTCGACCAGGAACGAGAGCGAGACCGTGTGAAGCTGGTCCGCCACGAGCTGGTCGGCGAACCGGCCCGGGAAGGTCATGAGGTGGTCGGTGGCGATGGAGCCGGTGACTGCGATACGCACGGCTGGGCGCTCCAGTGGGGGACGACGGTGATGACACTTCACGCTACCGGCTGTGGAGGGCGTTGCCGAACAGTGGAAACTACCCCAGAGTAGGTCTTTTCCCCGGCACGTGGACGTGCGTACGGTGCGGCCATGACCCAGTACCCCGCTCCTCGTGAGCCCCGCGAGCCCCGTGAGTCCGACTTCAGCCTCGCCGAGCTGCGCGGCGACGGCGCGCGGATGGCCCCGCACTGGGCGCCCGCCTCGGCGCCCGCGACCGCCCCGGTCTCCCCCGCGCTGATCCACGGCGTGACGGTGCCGGCCGCGTCGGCCCGGCTGATCGCGGCCACGCGGGAGTACGGCGTCTGACCCGGCCGCCGCGAGCGGAACCGTTCGCCCGCCCCGTCCGTCCCAGGGACGTCCTCGGGAAGGGAGAGTCGTGGTGAGCAGGACGGAAATGCGGCCGAACAGGCGCGGTGCGCTGCTCGTCGCCTCGGTGGCGGCGGGGGTGCTCCTCGTGGGCGGCGGGGGCGTGTACTACGCCGCCACGGCCTCCGGCGACGGCGGCGGCAGCAGCAGCAGTGCGAGCGATACGAGCAGCAGCGGTACGGCGGCGCCGGGGGCGCCGCAGGAGGGCGGCGGTCCCGGTATCGCCCCGGGCGAACCCGCCCCGGGCGGTGCCGGCGGCACCGTCTACCGGGCCGAGGGCTCCCTCCCCCAGGGGCCTTCGACGGCCGCCGTCCACCGGCCGGAGGGCCGGGTCTCCTCGGCGGAGGCGACCCGGCTCGCCCGGGCCCTGGGCCTCGGCGGCACGCCCCGGCTGGCGAGCGGGGTGTGGCTGGTCGGCCCGGACAGGGACGGCTCGGGGCCGCGGCTCAGCGTCGCGGAGAAGGCGCCGGGCAGCTGGACCTTCCACCGGTACGAGGGGGTGGCGGGCGGCGACAACTGCCTGAAGGGCAAGGCGTGTCCGCCGGCCGGCGACGCGCTGCCTCCGGCGGGCGGCGCCGCGGTGGGAGAGGCGGCGGCCCGGGCGGCCGTGGCACCGGTACTGAAGGCGGCCGGCCAGGACGCCCCGAAGCCGGCCGAGCGGCAGACCGCGAACGGCCCGGTGCGGACCGTCACGGTCGATCCGGTGGTGGGCGGGCTGCCGACGTACGGCTGGTCGACCACGCTCCAGGTGGGCCCGGACGGCACCCTGCTGAACGGCAGCGGGCGGCTGAAGGAGCCGGCGAAGGCCGAGAGCCTGCCGGTGCTGAGCGCGCAGGGGGCGCTGGACGAGCTGAACGGGATCACCCGGGGCACCTCGGGTTCCGGTACGGGCGGGCTCGCCGCCACGCCCGCGGCCCCCTCTCCCCGGGTGGCCCGGGTGACGGGCGCGATCCTCGGGCTGGCGCCGCGTGACGACGGCGGCGCGGAGACCTTGTCCCCGGCCTGGCTGTTCGAGGTGCGGGACACCCCCGGGGCGACCCCGCACACGCTGGTGCGTCCGGCGGTGGACGACCGGCGCACGGCGGCCGGTTCCGTACCGCCCGCGTCGGCCGCGTCGTCGGCGCCTCCGGCCTCTCCCGCCTCTCCCGCGGCGGACGCCACGCCCGGCCGGCAGTTCTCCGCGTACCGGACCGACTCGACGGGCCGGCGGCTCTCGGTGACCTTCTGGGGCGGGGTGTGCGGTACGTACACGGCCTCGGCGGACGAGGAGACGCCCGGGCGGGTGACCGTGACACTCACGGAGCAGGCACAGGAGCCCGGCCAGGTGTGCGTGTTGTCGGCGGTGGAGACCACGAGGACGGTCACCCTGCACCAGCCGCTGGGCGACCGGACGGTGGTGGACGGGGCGAGCGGCGAGACGGTGCCGCGCGGCTGACCCTCGGCCACCCGCGCGTACACGAAAGGGCGGCACCCCGGAGAACCGGAGTGCCGCCCTTCTCGTACGCGCTGTGCGCTACGCCGCTACGGCTTAGCTGAAGCTGTCGCCGCAGGCGCAGGAACCCGTGGCGTTCGGGTTGTCGATCGTGAAGCCCTGCTTCTCGATGGTGTCGACGAAGTCGATCGAGGCGCCGCCCAGGTACGGGGCGCTCATGCGGTCGGTGACGACCTTGACGCCGTCGAAGTCCTTGACGACGTCGCCGTCGAGCGAACGCTCGTCGAAGAACAGCTGGTAGCGCAGGCCGGAGCAGCCACCGGGCTGAACGGCGACGCGCAGGGCCAGGTCGTCACGGCCTTCCTGGTCGAGGAGGGCCTTGACCTTGGCCGCGGCGGCGTCGGACAGGAGGATGCCGTCGCTGACCGTGGTCTTCTCGTCCGATACGGACATCTGCTTAGCTCCCGGGTTGGTACGGAGACTGCTTGCCGACGGTGCAACCGACGGGGCCGCGGATTCATTCCGGGCCGAGGCGTGTCTTTCCCTTTCATGCTCGCACACCGCGCCCGGAGGCGGTCCGGGCTTACACGGACGGCGGAGCGGAGGACGGAGCGGAGGACGAACGGCGTGCGCGACCGCGCGCACGAGGACCGCCGGACCGAGGGGCGAATACGTCACATCGACACGATGGCCATCGTCAAAGTGACGCGAACCGGATATGATAGATAGCGTCATTTAGACGAAAAGTGTGACAGGCAACCTGTAGAAAGGGTGCGTGACGTGACCACCGCCCAGCCCCTGGACGTCCAGCCGACGCCGCTCGCCCTGCTCCTGCTCGGTCGTGAGGCCGATCCGAAGAGCGAGCGCGGCGTGGAGTGTCCCGGCGACCTGCCCGCGCCCTCCGATCCGGATCTGGTGGAGCGCGCCCGCGCGGCCAAGGAGAAGCTCGGAGACAAGGTCTTCGTTCTCGGCCACCACTACCAGCGCGACGAGGTCATCCAGTTCGCCGATGTCACCGGCGACTCCTTCAAGCTCGCGCGGGACGCCGCGGCCCGCCCGGAGGCCGAGTACATCGTCTTCTGCGGTGTGCACTTCATGGCCGAGTCGGCGGACATCCTGACCGGCGACGACCAGAAGGTCGTGCTGCCGGACCTGGCGGCCGGCTGCTCGATGGCCGACATGGCCACCGCCGAGCAGGTCGCCGAGTGCTGGGACGTGCTGACCGAGGCGGGTGTCGCCGACACGGTCGTGCCCGTCTCGTACATGAACTCCTCCGCCGACATCAAGGCCTTCACCGGCCGGCACGGCGGCACCATCTGTACCTCGTCGAACGCGAAGAAGGCCCTGGACTGGGCCTTCGAGCAGGGCGAGAAGGTGCTGTTCCTGCCGGACCAGCACCTGGGCCGCAACACCGCCGTGCGCGACCTGGGCATGTCCCTGGACGACTGCGTGGTCTACAACCCGCACAAGCCGAACGGCGGGCTGACCGCCGAGGAGCTGCGCGCCGCGAAGATGATCCTGTGGCGCGGCCACTGCTCGGTGCACGGCCGCTTCAGCCTGGACTCGGTGAACGACGTCCGCGAGCGGATACCGGGCGTCAACGTGCTGGTGCACCCCGAGTGCAAGCACGAGGTCGTCGCCGCGGCCGACTACGTGGGCTCGACGGAGTACATCATCAAGGCCCTGGAGGCGGCCCCGGCCGGCTCGAAGTGGGCCATCGGCACCGAGCTGAACCTGGTCCGGCGCCTGGCGAATCGATTCGCCCCCGAGGGCAAGGAGATCGTCTTCCTCGACAAGACGGTCTGCTTCTGCTCGACCATGAACCGCATCGACCTGCCCCACCTGGTGTGGACGCTGGAGTCGCTGGCCGAGGGCAACCTGGTCAACCGGATCCAGGTCGACCAGGAGACCGAGCACTTCGCCAAGCTCGCCCTGGAGCGGATGCTGGCGCTGCCGTAACGGTTCGCCCGATCCGGTCCCACCCGGATACGCCAGGAGCGCCCCGCGTGATCGCGGGGCGCTCCTTCGTTCGCGTACGGGCGGATCCGTACAGGGCTACGGGCCCGCGGATCAGACCGCGGCCGGCTCCTTGGCCTGCGGCGGCACCGGAGTGCCGTCACCGCCGTCGCCGCCCGCCTTCTTCGCCCGCTTGTCGGCCTTCTTCTTCGCGCGGCGCTCCTTGCGGAGCTCCACCATCGCGTAGAGCGTCGGCACGAGCAGCAGCGTGAGCAGCGTCGACGTCACCAGACCGCCGATCACGACCACGGCCAGCGGCTGGGCGATGAAGCCGCCCTCGCCGGTGATGCCGAGCGCCATCGGGATCAGCGCGAAGATCGTCGCGAGGGCCGTCATGAGGATCGGGCGCAGCCGGTGCCGGCCACCCTCGATCACGGCCTCGATGACGCCCATGCCCTGGGCCCGGTACTGGTTGATCAGGTCGATCAGGACGATCGCGTTGGTGACCACGATGCCGATCAGCATCAGCATGCCGATCATCGCCGGGACGCCCATCGCGGTGCCGGTGATCACCAGGAGGCCGATCGCGCCGGTCGCCGCGAACGGGATGGAGACCAGCAGGATCAGCGGCTGGATCAGCGACCGGAACGTCGCGACGAGCAGCATGAAGACGATCGCCACGGCCGCGAGCATCGCGAGGAGCATCTTGACCATCGCGTCGGACTGGTCCTCGGAGACACCGCCGATGGAGACGGTGGCGCCCTCGGGCAGGTCCAGCGCGTCGAGCTTCTTCTGCAGGTCGAGGCTGATCGCGCCGGTGTCGTCCGTGGTCGGCTTGGCGGTCACGGTCGCGGTGCGGGCGCCGTCGATCCGGGCCAGCGAGACCGGGCCGGGCACCAGCTTCACGTCCGCGATGTCGCCCAGCTTCACCGGGCCGAGCGGCAGCGCCTTCAGCTCGGCCAGGGTGGTGGCCGGGTGCGCCGAGGTGATCAGGACGTCCCGCTCGGTGTCGTCGAGAACGGCCTTGGCGGCCGGGGTGCCGTGCACCGCCTGGGCGACGATCATGCCGAGGCTGGTGTTGTCGAAGCCGGCGTCGGCGGCCTTGGCGGTGGCCTTCACCGAGACCCGCGGCACCGAGGTGGACAGGTCGCTGCGTACGTCGGTGACGTTCTTCAGGGTCCCGACCGCCTCCTTGACCTGCTCGGACGCCTTCTTGAGCAGCGCCGGGTCGGAGGCCTTGACGACGACGCTCAGGTCCTGGCTGCCGAAGCCGCCGCCCGCGGAGACGGTGGTCTCGCCGATGCCGTCGAGCGTGGCGAGCTCCTTGTGCAGGTCGTCGGCGATCTTCTCGGACGAGGCGGAGTCCTCCAGGGTCAGCTGGTACGACGCCTGGTTGGAGCCGGTGCCGCCGCCGAAGGCCGCCATGAAGCCGGAGGAACCGACGGTGACCTGGTAGTCCTTGACGCCCTTGGCGCCGGCGAGGACCTTCTCGACCTTCTTCGCGGCCTCGTCGGAGGCGGCGAGGCTGGTGCCCGGCGCGAGCTTCTGCTTGATGGACAGGACGTCCTGCTCGCCCTGGTCGAAGAAGTTGGTCTTCAGCAGACCGCCCATGCCGAAGGTGACGACGAGGACCACCAGGGCGATGCCGAGGCTGGTGAGCCGGCGCCGGGTGGCGAAGCCCAGCACCCGCACGTACGCGCGCTGCAGACGGCTCTTGGCCTCCTTCTCCTCGGCCTCGCGGCGGGCCCGCTCCGGGTCGTCCGAGGTGCCCTTGGGGGCGCGCAGGAACCAGAACGAGAGGACCGGCACGACCGTCAGCGACACCAGCAGCGAGGCGAGCAGCGCGACGGTGACGGTGAGGCTGAACGAGCCGAACAGCTCGCCGATCATGCCGCCGACCAGGCCGATCGGCAGGAAGACGGCGACGGTGGTGAGGGTCGAGGAGGTGACCGCGCCGGCGACCTCCTTGACCGCGGTGATGATCGCGGTCTGCCGCTCCTCGCCGTAGCCGAGGTGCCGCTTGATGTTCTCCAGGACCACGATCGAGTCGTCGACGACGCGGCCGATGGCGATGGTCAGGGCGCCCAGCGTGAGCATGTTGAGCGACAGGTCACGGGTCCACAGCACGATCAGGGCGAGGACGACCGACAGCGGGATGGAGACCGCGGTGACCAGGGTGGAGCGCAGCGAGGCGAGGAAGACCAGGATGACGAGGACGGCCATGACCAGGCCGAGCGCGCCCTCGGTGGTGAGGCCGGAGATCGACTTGGCGACGGCCGGGCCCTGGTCGGAGACGACCGTCAGCTCGGTGCCCTTGCCGAGGTCGCGGCGCAGGTCGGGGAGCTTGTCCTGGACGGCGTCGGAGATGGCGACGGCGCTGCCGTCCTTGTCCATGGTGGCCATGACGGCGAGGCTGGGCCGGCCGTTGGTACGGGTCAGGGAGACCCGGCTCGACTCCTCCTGCTTCACGGTGGCGACGTCGCCGAGGCGGACCGCCTTGCCCTTCTCGGGCTTGATCCGCAGGTCCTCGATCTGCCGCAGCGAGGTGTAGCCGCCGCCGACCTGGACGGTCCGGCTCTTGCCGTCCTCGGCGAAGGCGCCGGCGGGCATGGTGCCGCCGCCGTTGCGCAGCGCCTCGGCGAGCTTCACCGGCGTCAGGCCGGCGCCCGCGAGCTTGCGGTCGTCGGGCGTGACGGAGACCTGGAGGTCCTGGACGCCGTCGACGCTGACCTGGGCGACGCCGTCGATGTCCTCCAGGGCGGGGACGACGGTCTTCTCCAGCTGGTCGGCCAGCGCCTGCTGGTCCTTGTCGGAGGTGACCGCGAGCACGACCGTCGGGATGTCGTCGGTGGAACCGGCGATCACCTGCGGGTCGACCGTGTCCGGCAGCGTGTTCCGGGCCCGGTTGACGGCCTGCTGGACATCGGCGACGAGCTGCTGGGTCCCCACGTTCCCGTAGTCGAAGCCCGCCATGATGACGGCGCTGCCCTCGGAGGCGGTGGAGGTGACGCTGGAAATGCCCTCGACGGCCTTGAGGCTGTTCTCCAGCGGCTCGACGACCTGCTTCTCGACCACGTCCGGCGACGCGCCCTGGTAGGGGGCGATGATCGAGACCATCGGAAGCTCGATGGACGGGAGCAGCTGTTGCTTCAGCTGCGGGATCGCGATCGCTCCGAAGAGCAAGGCGATCAGGGACATCAGCCCTATCAGGGCCCGTTGCGCGAGGCTGAATCTGGACAGCCAGGACATGGGGACTCTCTTCTGGTGGCGTACTCGGCGTGCGGATCACCCGTCCGGGCCGCGGCGGGCCGACGAGTGCGCATCTATACCATCAGCCCTTCATACCGGTGGTTTCCTCGGCCCCCGGTCCCGGATTCGCCCGCCGCGTGTACCGCGTCTGGAGTACGCCCGGTCCGCGCCCTACTCCCTCCTCGGGCGGACGAGGCCCGACTCGTACGCGGTGACGACCAGTTGCGCCCGGTCGCGGGCGCCCAGTTTGCCCATGGTCCGGTTCACGTGCGTCTTCACGGTGAGCGGGCTGACGTCGAGCAGCCCGGCGATCTCGTCGTTGGAGCGGCCGCCCGCCACCAGGACCAGCACCTCCCGCTCGCGCGCGGTCAGCGCCCCGAGGCGTTCGGCGTAGCCGGGGCGCTCGCCGTCCGCCGGGTCGGCGCCGCCGCCCTGGGCGAGGAAACGGGTGATCAGGCCCTTGGTGGCGGCCGGGGAGAGGAGCGCCTCGCCGGCGTGCGCGATCCGGATGGCGTCGAGCAGCTCCTCCGGTTCGGCGCCCTTGCCGAGGAAGCCCGAGGCGCCGGCGCGCAGCGAGCGCACCACGTACTCGTCGACCTCGAAGGTGGTCAGCATGACGATCCGTACGGCACACAGCTCGGGGTCGTCGGTGATCAGACGGGTGGCGGTGAGACCGTCCGTACCCGGCATCCGGATGTCCATCAGCACGACGTCGGGGCGGATGGCGCGGGCCCGTGCCACGGCCTCGGCCCCGTCGGCGGCCTCGGCGACGACCTCCATGTCGGGCTCGGAGTCGACCAGGACGCGGAAGGCGCTGCGCAGCAGGGCCTGGTCGTCGGCGAGCAGCACCCGGATGGGACGCGCGGCCTCCGGTTCCGTGTCCGTCTCGCTTCCTGGCGGGATCTCGTGCCGGGTCTCGGTCATGCGCGTTCGTCCTCCCCCGTACGGCGGTCGCCGGACACGGGAAGTATCGCCTGCACCCGGAAGCCGCCCCCGTAGCGGGGGGCGGCGGTGAGCGCGCCGCCGAGGGCGGTCACCCGCTCCCGCATCCCGACCAGACCGTGCCCGCCGCCGTCCGCGACGGGGTCCACCGGGGCCGCCGAGGCCGCCGAGGCCGCCGAGGCCGCCGGATTCACCGGGTTCGCCGGGTCCGGCTGCGGGGCGGTGCCGTCGTCGAGGACGGTGATCTCGACCGTACGGCCGACCCTGAGCACGCTCACCTCGGCGCGGGCGCCCTGTCCGGCGTGCTTGCGGACGTTGGTCAGCGCCTCCTGGATGATCCGGTACGCGGCGAGGTCGACGGCCGACGGCAGCGGGGCGCCGCCGTCGGTGCGGGTGACGTCGACCGGCAGGCCGGCGTTGCGGAAGGTGGCCAGCAGGTCGTCGAGGACGGCGAGGCCGGACACCGGCTCGGTCGGCGCCTCCGGGTCGCCGGACTGGCGCAGCAGCCCGACCGTGGCGCGCAGCTCGTCGAGGGCCGAGCGGGAGGCGGCGCGGACGTGCGCGAGAGCCTCCTTGGCCTGGTCGGGACGCTTGTCCATGACGTGCGCGGCGACCCCGGCCTGCACGTTGACCAGCGCGATGTGGTGGGCGACCACGTCGTGCAGATCGCGGGCGATGCGCAGCCGCTCCTCGGCGACCCGGCGCCGGGCCTCCTCCTCGCGGGTGCGTTCGGCGCGCTCGGCCCGCTCCCGGATGGCGTCGACGAACGCCCGGCGGCTGCGGACCGCGTCGCCCGCCGCCGCGGCCATGCCGGTCCAGGCGAAGATGCCGAGGTTCTCCTGCGCGTACCAGGGGTTGGTGCCGAAGAACATCGCGCTCCCGGTCAGCGCGGTCATGGTGACCAGGCCGAGACGCCAGGTGGTGGGCCGGTCGGTGCGGGAGGCGACGGTGTACAGCGCGATGACGGCGCCCATGATGACCGGCGCCGGGCGGGTGTCGCCGATCAGGTCGACCAGCGAGACGGCGGTCGTGGCGCCCAGCACCTCGATGGGCCGGTTCCGCCGCAGCACCAGGGTGGCGGCCCCGGCCAGCATGAACACGATCCCGAACGTACTGGGCACCCGGTCACCGAAGGAGGCGCCGCCGTCGGGGCCGCCGTGCGGGTCGGTGAAGGACGCGGCGAGCATGCAGCAGAAGACGAGGACGGCGAGCCCCGTGTCGAAGGCGAGCGGATGCGCCCGCAGCCGCTGCCGGACCCGGGGGAACAAGGCGCCGTCGGTGCTCATCCGGCCACCGTACGGGTTCCGGCGGGAGCCTCGGGACCGTCCGTCGGATCGCGGGCCGGAGCCGTGACCGGGAGGACCGGGCCCGGAACGCACGCGTGCCCCGGCTCCGGGGCGGAGCGGGGCACGCGTGCGTGGAGTGGGGCGCGCGGGATCGCGTACGGGCACGGGCGGCGTCCGCCGGAGCCCCGGGTGACGGGGCGGCCGGGCGGACGGTCCGGGGTCAGCCCGGGATGAGCCCGCCGTCGGAGAGCATGGCGCGGACCTCGTCGAGGCTCGCGTCCGGTGACGGCAGGATCAGCTCGGAGGGCTCCAGGGCATCGTCCGGGAGCGGCTCGCCGAGCCTGCGGACCGCGTCGAGGAGGGCGCCGAGGGTCCGGCGGAAGCCAGGCTCGTCACCTGCCTCGGTCTCGGCCAGAAGCTCGTCGTCGAGCGCGTTGAGCTCGGCGAAATGACTGTCGGCCAGCTTCCACTGGCCCTCCCCCATGATCCGTACGATCACGACGACGTCCTACTTCTCGTAGCGCGGGTGGGACTGGTTCTGCGACGGGTTCTGCTGGTTCTGGCCGGTGGTGCCGGAACCGCCTTCGATGGCCTGCTGCTGCGCCGACGGACCGCCGGCCAGCTCGGCCTTCATCCGCTGGAGCTCCAGCTCCACGTCGTTGCCGCCGGACAGCCGGTCCAGCTCCGCCTGGAGGTCGTCCTTGGCGAGCCCCGACTGGTCGTCGAGCGCGCCGGAGGCGAGCAGCTCGTCGATCGCGCCGGCCCGCGCCTGGAGCTGCGCGGTCTTGTCCTCGGCCCGCTGGATCGCCAGGCCGACATCGCTCATCTCCTCCGAGATGCCGGAGAACGACTCGGCGATCCGGGTCTGCGCCTGGGCCGCCGTGTACGTGGCCTTGATCGTCTCCTTCTTCGTACGGAAGGCGTCGACCTTGGCCTGGAGGCGCTGCGCCGCGAGCGTCAGCTTCTCCTCCTCGCCCTGGAGGGTCTGGTGCTGCACCTCCAGGTCGCTGACCTGCTGCTGCAGGGCGGACCTGCGGGACAGCGCCTCGCGGGCCAGGTCCTCGCGGCCGAGCGCCAGCGCCTTGCGGCCCTGGTCCTCCAGCTTGGCGGACTGGCCCTGGAGCTGGTTCAGCTGCAGCTCCAGGCGCTTACGGGACGTCGCCACGTCGGCGACACCCCGGCGCACCTTCTGCAGCAGCTCCAGCTGCTTCTGATAGGAGTAATCGAGGGTCTCGCGCGGATCCTCGGCCCGGTCGAGGGCCTTGTTTGCCTTCGCGCGGAAGATCATCCCCATACGCTTCATGACACCGCTCATGGGCTTCGCGCGCCCCCTTCTGACGGACTGGGCTCCAGCACTCCAACATGAACCACACTACGGTTCATGTCTCCATTACCGCACTGTTCGGGACCCGATGTGCTCCTCCCCAAGGACGAGTGCGCGCCGTGCGGCCTCCCGCCCAGGGAGTAGTGGATCCCTGTTCTCAAGGGCAGGGACGCCGTCCGTTAGCGGATCGTTCCCGCCCGCGCTGGGTCGTACACCCCGCACCACGTACCCTTGGCGTTGTGTTCCGTAGCCGTTCGAAGGATGAGAAGGCCTCCGCCCAGCAGGTGACGGCGGACCTCTCCAAGAATCCCCGTGACCCCGAGGCCCCCAAGGGCCGCCCGACTCCCAAGCGGAGCGAGGCGCAGACCCAGCGGCGCCGCGCGCAGTCCGCGCCGATGGACCGCAAGGAGGCCGCCAAGCGCCAGCGCGAGGCCCGCCGCGCGGACCTCGTCCGTCAGCGCGAGGCGCTGAACAGCGGCGACGAGCGCTTCCTGCCGGCCCGTGACAAGGGTCCGGTGCGGCGCTTCGCCCGTGACTTCGTCGACTCGCGGTTCGCGGTCGCCGAGTTCTTCCTGCCGGTGGCCGTGGTCATCCTGGTGCTGTCGCTCTTCGGCAACCGCGTCCCGCGGCTCCAGGACATCGCGCTGCTCCTGTGGGGCGTGCTGATCGTGCTGATCGTGCTCGACTCGATCGGCACCTGGATCCGTCTGCGCAAGCAGCTGAACACGCGCTTCCCGAACGAGCCGAAGCGCGGCGCGATCCCGTACGCGCTGATGCGTTCGCTCCAGATGCGCCGACTGCGACTGCCGAAGCCGCAGGTCAAGCGCGGAGAGCGACCCTGAGCGCGGAGCTCACGGGGCCGGGTGAGGTGCTGCCCGTCGTCGGTCACGGACCTGCCGTGCCCGGCGGGCTGCGCGTCACCGTCCGCCAGGAGCTGGTGGCGCGGCAGCTCGACGAGCAGATAGCCGCCCGCTATCCCGTGGGGCAGCGGCTGCGGATCCTCGACGCGGGCATGGGCCAGGGCTCCCGGGCCCTGCGGCTCGCCCGGGCCGGGCACACCGTGACCGGCCTGGAGCCCGATCCCGCGCTGCTGCAGGCCGCCCGCGAGTCGCTGGCGACCGAACCGGCCGGCATCCGCGAGCGGGTCCGGCTGATCCACGGCGACGGCCGCGAGACCGGGGTCCACTTCCTGCCCGGCAGTTTCGACGTCGTGCTGTGCCACGGCGTGCTGATGTACGACGACGAGCCCGACGCCCTGCTCGCCGGCCTGGCCCGGATGCTGGCCCCCGGCGGGCTGCTCTCCCTGGTGGTGCGGAACGCGGAGGCGCTGGCCATGGGGCCGGGCCTCGCCGGGGAGTGGGCCGGGGCGCTCGCCGCCTTCGACTCGGACGAGTACACCGACCACGCCGGGGTCAAGGGACGGGCCGACCGGCTCGACACCCTCACCGCGACCCTGGCCGGGATCGCGGCCCCGCTGCACGCCTGGTACGGGGTACGGGTCTTCACCGACGGCCTCCCGGGCGATCTGGGCCTGCCGGCGGCGGACGAGCTGGAGCGGCTGCTCGCCGCCGAGGACCGGGCCGGCCGGATCGACCCGTACCGCCGGGTCGCGGGACTGCTGCACCTCTGCGGCGTCCGGGGCTGACCCGCCCCTTCCCCGCACCGTCCTCGCTTCGGCGGTGAGTGGCGCCCCGCCGGAACACGCACCCGATCGGGCGACTCCGCCGAGGCACGGCGGCACGGCGGCGACCAGACTCGGGGCATGAGACGTCTCCCGCGCTCCCTCGTCGCCGTGGCCGGTGCCGTCGCTCTGACCGGTGGCTGTACGGGCGGCCTCGTCCCCCGCGCCGCGCACTCCTCCCCGGCCGTCCCGCCCCGGGCGTCCTCGCCGCTGGCCGCCTCGCCGCTCGTCTCGAACCAGCTCCAGGACGACTACCAGCGGGTGATCCGGAACGTCCTGCCGTCCGTCGTCCAGATCGAGGCCTCGCAGAGCCTGGGCTCCGGGGTCGTCTACGACGTGCAGGGGCATGTCGTCACGAACGCGCACGTCATCGGCCAGGACAAGACGTTCAAGGTGTCGGCGGCGACGGGCGGCGAGACGGTGACGGCGCGGCTGGTCTCGTCGTATCCGGAGCAGGATCTCGCGGTGATCAGGCTGGACACCGTGCCGCCGGGGGTGCGGGCGGCGACGTTCGGCGACTCGTCGAAGGTCGACATGGGCC contains the following coding sequences:
- a CDS encoding RND multidrug efflux transporter (Cation/multidrug efflux pump [Defense mechanisms]; COG0841;~RND multidrug efflux transporter; Acriflavin resistance protein [Streptomyces venezuelae ATCC10712];~identified by MetaGeneAnnotator; putative), translating into MSWLSRFSLAQRALIGLMSLIALLFGAIAIPQLKQQLLPSIELPMVSIIAPYQGASPDVVEKQVVEPLENSLKAVEGISSVTSTASEGSAVIMAGFDYGNVGTQQLVADVQQAVNRARNTLPDTVDPQVIAGSTDDIPTVVLAVTSDKDQQALADQLEKTVVPALEDIDGVAQVSVDGVQDLQVSVTPDDRKLAGAGLTPVKLAEALRNGGGTMPAGAFAEDGKSRTVQVGGGYTSLRQIEDLRIKPEKGKAVRLGDVATVKQEESSRVSLTRTNGRPSLAVMATMDKDGSAVAISDAVQDKLPDLRRDLGKGTELTVVSDQGPAVAKSISGLTTEGALGLVMAVLVILVFLASLRSTLVTAVSIPLSVVLALIVLWTRDLSLNMLTLGALTIAIGRVVDDSIVVLENIKRHLGYGEERQTAIITAVKEVAGAVTSSTLTTVAVFLPIGLVGGMIGELFGSFSLTVTVALLASLLVSLTVVPVLSFWFLRAPKGTSDDPERARREAEEKEAKSRLQRAYVRVLGFATRRRLTSLGIALVVLVVTFGMGGLLKTNFFDQGEQDVLSIKQKLAPGTSLAASDEAAKKVEKVLAGAKGVKDYQVTVGSSGFMAAFGGGTGSNQASYQLTLEDSASSEKIADDLHKELATLDGIGETTVSAGGGFGSQDLSVVVKASDPALLKKASEQVKEAVGTLKNVTDVRSDLSTSVPRVSVKATAKAADAGFDNTSLGMIVAQAVHGTPAAKAVLDDTERDVLITSAHPATTLAELKALPLGPVKLGDIADVKLVPGPVSLARIDGARTATVTAKPTTDDTGAISLDLQKKLDALDLPEGATVSIGGVSEDQSDAMVKMLLAMLAAVAIVFMLLVATFRSLIQPLILLVSIPFAATGAIGLLVITGTAMGVPAMIGMLMLIGIVVTNAIVLIDLINQYRAQGMGVIEAVIEGGRHRLRPILMTALATIFALIPMALGITGEGGFIAQPLAVVVIGGLVTSTLLTLLLVPTLYAMVELRKERRAKKKADKRAKKAGGDGGDGTPVPPQAKEPAAV